A genome region from Lucilia cuprina isolate Lc7/37 chromosome 3, ASM2204524v1, whole genome shotgun sequence includes the following:
- the LOC111682991 gene encoding uncharacterized protein LOC111682991, whose amino-acid sequence MRTCFVPFCDSKNKDQPNRTMFLVPKEPVLFAQWAELLPKVRTLRSIDRVCYLHFRPEDVVYTFDHCINGQIFKIHRDRPRLKPDALPCLEMTTKEELLSYKVKHRLRSNAKVSENTIKDQISDLITEEQSPDNETKMNTEEIDEILLPLEDNKCGIIVNFEDDNENITNQEARTNNESENQIIDDLITEETSYECEEILNTNKQHSVLNKILDLFNLLYDNVYEVIAPNTLWGIHRCPHRSLICFTYMDVTKLQVSKIISITPDGLVQLIIHGSTIKTLELVQDIDDFDSMSVLLNQVDMWRLCFGKLTDSNAECEIIVEPNDDNSWSTDDNAQIFLCKQCLQASKDDIDINL is encoded by the exons atgcgAACATGTTTTGTGCCATTTTGTGATAGTAAAAATAAAGATCAACCTAATAGGACCATGTTTTTAGTGCCTAAG gaACCCGTACTATTTGCACAATGGGCAGAACTTTTACCAAAAGTACGCACTTTAAGATCTATTGATAGAGTATGCTATTTGCATTTTCGTCCAGAAGATGTTGTCTATACATTTGATCATTGCATCAAtggtcaaatatttaaaatacatagaGATAGACCTAGATTAAAGCCGGATGCCTTGCCATGTTTGGAAATGACTACCAAAGAGGAACTG CTTTCATACAAAGTAAAACATCGACTACGGTCAAACGCTAAAGTAAGTGAAAATACGATAAAAGATCAAATTTCTGATCTGATTACTGAGGAACAGTCACCAGATAATGAAACTAAAATGAACACCGAGGAAATTGATGAAATTCTGCTACCACTAGAAGACAACAAGTGTGGCattatagtaaattttgaaGATGATAACGAAAATATTACGAATCAAGAAGCAAGAACAAATAATGAATCGGAGAATCAAATAATTGATGATCTAATAACAGAAGAAACTAGCTACGAATGTGAGGAAATCCTCAACACCAACAAACAACattcagttttaaataaaatattagatttatttaatttactctATGACAATGTCTATGAAGTTATAGCACCCAATACTCTTTGGGGTATACACCGCTGTCCCCATCGTTCGCTGATATGTTTTACTTATATGGATGTTACGAAACTACAAGTTAgcaaaattatttctataacaCCCGATGGTTTAGTGCAATTGATTATCCATGGCAGTACAATTAAAACTCTTGAATTGGTGCAGGATATTGATGATTTCGATAGTATGTCGGTGTTGTTAAATCAGGTGGATATGTGGCGTTTGTGTTTTGGTAAGCTAACGGATTCGAATGCCGAATGTGAAATTATTGT